The genomic segment GGAGCCCCTGCTCCCCTTCAACGATGTGACGGTGAACGACCAGTGAGTGCCGCCCGACCCGCCCGGGTCCTCGTCGTCGACAACTACGACAGCTTCGTCTTCAACCTGGTCCAGTACCTGTACCAGCTGGGCGCCGAGTGCGAGGTGCTGCGCAACGACGAGGTGGCGACCACGCACGCCCAGGACGGCTTCGACGGTGTGCTCCTGTCCCCCGGGCCGGGTACCCCCGAGGAGGCCGGCGTCTGCGTCGACATGGTCCGCCACTGCGCCGCGACCGGTGTCCCCGTCTTCGGCGTCTGCCTCGGCATGCAGTCCATGCAGGTGGCGTACGGCGGTGTCGTCGACCGCGCGCCCGAACTGCTGCACGGCAAGACGTCACTGGTGGAGCACGAGGGCAAGGGCGTCTTCGCGGGCCTGCCCACCCCCTTCACCGCGACCCGCTACCACTCCCTGGCCGCCGAGCCGACCACCGTGCCGGCCGAGCTGGAGGTCACGGCGCGCACCCACGACGGGATCATCATGGGCCTGAGGCATCGTGAACTGCCCGTCGAGGGTGTGCAGTTCCACCCCGAGTCGGTGCTCACCGAGCACGGCCACCGCATGCTGGCCAACTGGCTGGCGGAGTGCGGCGACCAAGGGGCCGTGGCGAGGTCGACGGGGCTCGCCCCCGTGGTGGGCAGGGCCACGGCGTGACGGCACTGCGCCCCGAGCGCGAGAGTGCCCCCTACGGCGGCGAGGCCGCGTACGGGGGCGCCGAGTCGTTCGAGGCGGAGGCCTTCCAGCCGGGCGCGCCCTTCGGTGACCCGGCCGAGCCCCAGCAGTGGGCCGCCCAGCAGGCCCCGCAGTACGCCCAGGGCGACTGGTATGCGCAGCAGCAGCCGTACGCGGAGCCGTCGTTCGAGCCGTACGAGGCCTACGAGCCACGTCCCCAGGCCCCGTACGGAGGTCTGTACGAGGCCTATGAA from the Streptomyces sp. NBC_00310 genome contains:
- a CDS encoding aminodeoxychorismate/anthranilate synthase component II, with protein sequence MSAARPARVLVVDNYDSFVFNLVQYLYQLGAECEVLRNDEVATTHAQDGFDGVLLSPGPGTPEEAGVCVDMVRHCAATGVPVFGVCLGMQSMQVAYGGVVDRAPELLHGKTSLVEHEGKGVFAGLPTPFTATRYHSLAAEPTTVPAELEVTARTHDGIIMGLRHRELPVEGVQFHPESVLTEHGHRMLANWLAECGDQGAVARSTGLAPVVGRATA